A single Candoia aspera isolate rCanAsp1 chromosome 9, rCanAsp1.hap2, whole genome shotgun sequence DNA region contains:
- the SIDT2 gene encoding SID1 transmembrane family member 2 isoform X2: MLRAPLPLLLLPLLPLPPLPGAAAGPADKRVAQKEAAFEQPYSDAVNGELLNIYAFNHTVTRNRTEGVRVSVNVLSEQKERPVLFVVRQKEAVVSFQVPLILRGLFQRKYLYQDVSRTLCQPPTKSEVETQFFFVDVSTLSPYNASYQLQVSRVENFVLRTGEPFTFNATAAQPQYFKYEFPEGVDSAIIKVTSSTAFPCSVISVQDILCPVYDLDNNVAFIGTYQTMTKKAAITVQKKDFPSHSFYVVVVVKTEDEACGGALHYYPFSEDEPVDQGNRQKTLHIVVTPAVTKVYVDGILFCLGVFLSFYVLTVLIACWENWRQEKQRRRQLCLLSAVETPSSERGVQAPLLGNPPDAPDSYLGHPPLSSQSYGSFADTGSAASTENVTDSLLSTEASSSYAGQDLCQHQQRHLAAFAMDRSLDNVVGRPRLDSLSSVEEDDYDTLADIESDKNVIRTKKFLCVADLSRKDKRVLRKKYQIYFWNIATIAVFYALPVVQLVITYQTVVNVTGNQDICYYNFLCAHPLSNLSAFNNILSNLGYVLLGLLFLLIILQREISYNRALMRNDFQAAECGIPKHFGLFYAMGTALMMEGLLSACYHVCPNYTNFQFDTSFMYMIAGLCMLKLYQKRHPDINASAYSAYACLAVIIFFSVVGVVFGKGNTAFWIVFSVIHILATLLLSTQLYYMGRWKLDSGTWRRIFHVLYTDCIRQCSGPMYMDRMVLLVMGNLINWSLAAYGLIMRPNDFASYLLAIGICNLLLYFAFYIIMKLRSGERLLLISLLCIICTSVVWGFALFFFFQGLSTWQKTPAESREHNRECILLGFFDDHDVWHFLSSIAMFGSFLVLLTLDDDLNCVQRDKIYVF; encoded by the exons ATGCTGAGGGCGCccctgccgctgctgctgctgccgctgctgccccTGCCGCCCCTGCCCGGGGCCGCGGCCGGGCCTGCGGACAAGCGCGTGGCGCAGAAGGAGGCCGCCTTCGAGCAGCCGTACAGCGACGCGGTGAACGGGGAGCTGCTCAACATCTACGCCTTCAACCACACCGTCACGCGGAACCGG ACGGAGGGTGTCCGTGTCTCGGTGAACGTGCTCTCCGAGCAGAAGGAGAGGCCGGTGCTCTTCGTGGTCCGCCAGAAGGAAGCCGTGGTATCATTTCAGGTGCCCCTAATCCTCCGGGGCCT GTTCCAGAGGAAGTATCTCTACCAGGACGTTAGCCGCACCCTGTGCCAGCCACCCACCAAGAGCGAGGTTGAGACGCAGTTCTTTTTCGTGGACGTCTCCACGCTCTCTCCGTACAACGCCTCGTACCAGCTGCAGGTCTCTCGCGTGGAGAACTTTGTGCTCAG GACGGGCGAGCCCTTCACTTTCAACGCCACGGCAGCCCAGCCACAG TATTTCAAATATGAGTTCCCGGAGGGGGTGGACTCTGCCATCATTAAAGTGACCTCATCCACGGCCTTCCCTTGTTCGGTCATTTCCGTCCAGGATATTCTG TGTCCCGTCTATGACTTAGATAACAACGTGGCCTTCATTGGTACCTACCAGACCATGACCAAGAAGGCAGCCATCACAGTGCAG AAGAAAGATTTCCCCAGTCACAGTTTCTACGTGGTCGTAGTGGTGAAGACTGAAGATGAAGCGTGCGGGGGAGCGTTGCATTACTATCCTTTTTCTGAAG ATGAGCCTGTTGACCAAGGCAACCGCCAGAAAACCCTGCACATTGTGGTGACACCTGCTGTCA CAAAGGTCTACGTAGACGGGATCCTTTTCTGTCTGGGTGTCTTCCTGTCCTTCTACGTGCTGACGGTGCTCATTGCCTGCTGGGAAAACTGGCG GCAAGAGAAGCAGAGGCGGCGGCAGCTATGCCTCCTGAGCGCTGTGGAGACGCCCAGCTCAGAGAGGGGCGTGCAAG CTCCTCTCCTTG GGAATCCCCCAGACGCCCCGGATTCCTACCTGGGACACCCTCCCCTCAGCAGCCAGAGTTACGGGTCCTTTG CAGACACCGGGTCCGCTGCCAGCACCGAGAACGTCACAGACAGTCTGCTCTCCACGGAAGCCTCCTCCAGTTACGCTG ggCAAGATCTGTGCCAGCACCAGCAGAGACACCTGGCAGCCTTTGCAATGG atcgCTCCCTAGACAACGTGGTGGGACGCCCCCGGCTTGACTCGCTCAGCTCCGTGGAAGAGGATGATTACGACACGCTGGCTGACATCGAGTCAGACAAGAACGTCATCCGCACCAAG AAATTCCTGTGTGTCGCGGATCTGTCCCGCAAAGACAAGCGAGTGCTGCGGAAGAAATACCAGATTTACTTCTG GAATATCGCCACCATTGCGGTCTTCTACGCCCTCCCAGTCGTCCAGCTGGTCATCACCTACCAGACG GTGGTGAACGTTACTGGGAACCAGGACATTTGCTACTACAACTTCCTCTGCGCACACCCTCTGAGCAACCTCAG CGCCTTCAACAACATCCTCAGCAACCTGGGCTATGTCCTGCTGGGCCTGCTCTTCCTGCTCATCATTCTGCAGCGTGAGATCAGCTACAACCGAGCCTTGATGCGCAACGACTTCCAGGCTGCG GAGTGCGGCATCCCAAAGCACTTTGGCCTCTTCTATGCCATGGGCACCGCCCTCATGATGGAGGGTCTGCTCAGTGCCTGCTACCACGTGTGCCCAAACTATACCAACTTCCAGTTTG ACACATCCTTCATGTACATGATAGCCGGGCTCTGCATGCTGAAGCTGTATCAGAAGAGGCACCCCGACATCAACGCCAGTGCCTACAGCGCCTACGCTTGCCTGGCcgtcatcatcttcttctctgtCGTGGGGGTG GTCTTTGGCAAAGGCAACACAGCCTTCTGGATTGTCTTCTCAGTCATCCATATCCTGGCCACGCTGCTGCTCAGCACCCAGCTATACTACATGGGCCGCTGGAAACTGG atTCTGGCACCTGGCGCAGGATTTTTCACGTGCTGTACACGGACTGCATCCGCCAGTGCAGCGGGCCCATGTACATG GATCGGATGGTGCTGCTGGTGATGGGCAACCTCATCAACTGGTCCCT gGCAGCTTATGGCCTCATCATGCGCCCCAATGACTTTGCCTCCTACTTGCTGGCCATCGGCATCTGCAATCTTCTGCTCTACTTTGCCTTCTACATTATCATGAAG ctCCGGAGCGGCGAGCGCCTGCTGCTGATCTCCCTGCTCTGCATCATCTGCACCTCCGTCGTGTGGGGCTTtgccctctttttcttcttccagggcCTGAGCACCTGGCAG AAAACGCCAGCCGAGTCCCGCGAGCACAACCGAGAGTGTATCCTGCTGGGTTTCTTCGACGACCACGACGTCTGGCACTTCCTCTCCTCCATCGCCATGTTTGGCTCCTTCCTG GTCCTGCTGACCTTGGATGATGACCTCAATTGTGTCCAGCGTGACAAGATTTATGTCTTCTGA
- the SIDT2 gene encoding SID1 transmembrane family member 2 isoform X4, with amino-acid sequence MLRAPLPLLLLPLLPLPPLPGAAAGPADKRVAQKEAAFEQPYSDAVNGELLNIYAFNHTVTRNRTEGVRVSVNVLSEQKERPVLFVVRQKEAVVSFQVPLILRGLFQRKYLYQDVSRTLCQPPTKSEVETQFFFVDVSTLSPYNASYQLQVSRVENFVLRTGEPFTFNATAAQPQYFKYEFPEGVDSAIIKVTSSTAFPCSVISVQDILCPVYDLDNNVAFIGTYQTMTKKAAITVQKKDFPSHSFYVVVVVKTEDEACGGALHYYPFSEDEPVDQGNRQKTLHIVVTPAVSSKVYVDGILFCLGVFLSFYVLTVLIACWENWRQEKQRRRQLCLLSAVETPSSERGVQAPLLGNPPDAPDSYLGHPPLSSQSYGSFADTGSAASTENVTDSLLSTEASSSYADRSLDNVVGRPRLDSLSSVEEDDYDTLADIESDKNVIRTKKFLCVADLSRKDKRVLRKKYQIYFWNIATIAVFYALPVVQLVITYQTVVNVTGNQDICYYNFLCAHPLSNLSAFNNILSNLGYVLLGLLFLLIILQREISYNRALMRNDFQAAECGIPKHFGLFYAMGTALMMEGLLSACYHVCPNYTNFQFDTSFMYMIAGLCMLKLYQKRHPDINASAYSAYACLAVIIFFSVVGVVFGKGNTAFWIVFSVIHILATLLLSTQLYYMGRWKLDSGTWRRIFHVLYTDCIRQCSGPMYMDRMVLLVMGNLINWSLAAYGLIMRPNDFASYLLAIGICNLLLYFAFYIIMKLRSGERLLLISLLCIICTSVVWGFALFFFFQGLSTWQKTPAESREHNRECILLGFFDDHDVWHFLSSIAMFGSFLVLLTLDDDLNCVQRDKIYVF; translated from the exons ATGCTGAGGGCGCccctgccgctgctgctgctgccgctgctgccccTGCCGCCCCTGCCCGGGGCCGCGGCCGGGCCTGCGGACAAGCGCGTGGCGCAGAAGGAGGCCGCCTTCGAGCAGCCGTACAGCGACGCGGTGAACGGGGAGCTGCTCAACATCTACGCCTTCAACCACACCGTCACGCGGAACCGG ACGGAGGGTGTCCGTGTCTCGGTGAACGTGCTCTCCGAGCAGAAGGAGAGGCCGGTGCTCTTCGTGGTCCGCCAGAAGGAAGCCGTGGTATCATTTCAGGTGCCCCTAATCCTCCGGGGCCT GTTCCAGAGGAAGTATCTCTACCAGGACGTTAGCCGCACCCTGTGCCAGCCACCCACCAAGAGCGAGGTTGAGACGCAGTTCTTTTTCGTGGACGTCTCCACGCTCTCTCCGTACAACGCCTCGTACCAGCTGCAGGTCTCTCGCGTGGAGAACTTTGTGCTCAG GACGGGCGAGCCCTTCACTTTCAACGCCACGGCAGCCCAGCCACAG TATTTCAAATATGAGTTCCCGGAGGGGGTGGACTCTGCCATCATTAAAGTGACCTCATCCACGGCCTTCCCTTGTTCGGTCATTTCCGTCCAGGATATTCTG TGTCCCGTCTATGACTTAGATAACAACGTGGCCTTCATTGGTACCTACCAGACCATGACCAAGAAGGCAGCCATCACAGTGCAG AAGAAAGATTTCCCCAGTCACAGTTTCTACGTGGTCGTAGTGGTGAAGACTGAAGATGAAGCGTGCGGGGGAGCGTTGCATTACTATCCTTTTTCTGAAG ATGAGCCTGTTGACCAAGGCAACCGCCAGAAAACCCTGCACATTGTGGTGACACCTGCTGTCAGTT CAAAGGTCTACGTAGACGGGATCCTTTTCTGTCTGGGTGTCTTCCTGTCCTTCTACGTGCTGACGGTGCTCATTGCCTGCTGGGAAAACTGGCG GCAAGAGAAGCAGAGGCGGCGGCAGCTATGCCTCCTGAGCGCTGTGGAGACGCCCAGCTCAGAGAGGGGCGTGCAAG CTCCTCTCCTTG GGAATCCCCCAGACGCCCCGGATTCCTACCTGGGACACCCTCCCCTCAGCAGCCAGAGTTACGGGTCCTTTG CAGACACCGGGTCCGCTGCCAGCACCGAGAACGTCACAGACAGTCTGCTCTCCACGGAAGCCTCCTCCAGTTACGCTG atcgCTCCCTAGACAACGTGGTGGGACGCCCCCGGCTTGACTCGCTCAGCTCCGTGGAAGAGGATGATTACGACACGCTGGCTGACATCGAGTCAGACAAGAACGTCATCCGCACCAAG AAATTCCTGTGTGTCGCGGATCTGTCCCGCAAAGACAAGCGAGTGCTGCGGAAGAAATACCAGATTTACTTCTG GAATATCGCCACCATTGCGGTCTTCTACGCCCTCCCAGTCGTCCAGCTGGTCATCACCTACCAGACG GTGGTGAACGTTACTGGGAACCAGGACATTTGCTACTACAACTTCCTCTGCGCACACCCTCTGAGCAACCTCAG CGCCTTCAACAACATCCTCAGCAACCTGGGCTATGTCCTGCTGGGCCTGCTCTTCCTGCTCATCATTCTGCAGCGTGAGATCAGCTACAACCGAGCCTTGATGCGCAACGACTTCCAGGCTGCG GAGTGCGGCATCCCAAAGCACTTTGGCCTCTTCTATGCCATGGGCACCGCCCTCATGATGGAGGGTCTGCTCAGTGCCTGCTACCACGTGTGCCCAAACTATACCAACTTCCAGTTTG ACACATCCTTCATGTACATGATAGCCGGGCTCTGCATGCTGAAGCTGTATCAGAAGAGGCACCCCGACATCAACGCCAGTGCCTACAGCGCCTACGCTTGCCTGGCcgtcatcatcttcttctctgtCGTGGGGGTG GTCTTTGGCAAAGGCAACACAGCCTTCTGGATTGTCTTCTCAGTCATCCATATCCTGGCCACGCTGCTGCTCAGCACCCAGCTATACTACATGGGCCGCTGGAAACTGG atTCTGGCACCTGGCGCAGGATTTTTCACGTGCTGTACACGGACTGCATCCGCCAGTGCAGCGGGCCCATGTACATG GATCGGATGGTGCTGCTGGTGATGGGCAACCTCATCAACTGGTCCCT gGCAGCTTATGGCCTCATCATGCGCCCCAATGACTTTGCCTCCTACTTGCTGGCCATCGGCATCTGCAATCTTCTGCTCTACTTTGCCTTCTACATTATCATGAAG ctCCGGAGCGGCGAGCGCCTGCTGCTGATCTCCCTGCTCTGCATCATCTGCACCTCCGTCGTGTGGGGCTTtgccctctttttcttcttccagggcCTGAGCACCTGGCAG AAAACGCCAGCCGAGTCCCGCGAGCACAACCGAGAGTGTATCCTGCTGGGTTTCTTCGACGACCACGACGTCTGGCACTTCCTCTCCTCCATCGCCATGTTTGGCTCCTTCCTG GTCCTGCTGACCTTGGATGATGACCTCAATTGTGTCCAGCGTGACAAGATTTATGTCTTCTGA
- the SIDT2 gene encoding SID1 transmembrane family member 2 isoform X3: MLRAPLPLLLLPLLPLPPLPGAAAGPADKRVAQKEAAFEQPYSDAVNGELLNIYAFNHTVTRNRTEGVRVSVNVLSEQKERPVLFVVRQKEAVVSFQVPLILRGLFQRKYLYQDVSRTLCQPPTKSEVETQFFFVDVSTLSPYNASYQLQVSRVENFVLRTGEPFTFNATAAQPQYFKYEFPEGVDSAIIKVTSSTAFPCSVISVQDILCPVYDLDNNVAFIGTYQTMTKKAAITVQKKDFPSHSFYVVVVVKTEDEACGGALHYYPFSEDEPVDQGNRQKTLHIVVTPAVSSKVYVDGILFCLGVFLSFYVLTVLIACWENWRQEKQRRRQLCLLSAVETPSSERGVQGNPPDAPDSYLGHPPLSSQSYGSFADTGSAASTENVTDSLLSTEASSSYAGQDLCQHQQRHLAAFAMDRSLDNVVGRPRLDSLSSVEEDDYDTLADIESDKNVIRTKKFLCVADLSRKDKRVLRKKYQIYFWNIATIAVFYALPVVQLVITYQTVVNVTGNQDICYYNFLCAHPLSNLSAFNNILSNLGYVLLGLLFLLIILQREISYNRALMRNDFQAAECGIPKHFGLFYAMGTALMMEGLLSACYHVCPNYTNFQFDTSFMYMIAGLCMLKLYQKRHPDINASAYSAYACLAVIIFFSVVGVVFGKGNTAFWIVFSVIHILATLLLSTQLYYMGRWKLDSGTWRRIFHVLYTDCIRQCSGPMYMDRMVLLVMGNLINWSLAAYGLIMRPNDFASYLLAIGICNLLLYFAFYIIMKLRSGERLLLISLLCIICTSVVWGFALFFFFQGLSTWQKTPAESREHNRECILLGFFDDHDVWHFLSSIAMFGSFLVLLTLDDDLNCVQRDKIYVF, from the exons ATGCTGAGGGCGCccctgccgctgctgctgctgccgctgctgccccTGCCGCCCCTGCCCGGGGCCGCGGCCGGGCCTGCGGACAAGCGCGTGGCGCAGAAGGAGGCCGCCTTCGAGCAGCCGTACAGCGACGCGGTGAACGGGGAGCTGCTCAACATCTACGCCTTCAACCACACCGTCACGCGGAACCGG ACGGAGGGTGTCCGTGTCTCGGTGAACGTGCTCTCCGAGCAGAAGGAGAGGCCGGTGCTCTTCGTGGTCCGCCAGAAGGAAGCCGTGGTATCATTTCAGGTGCCCCTAATCCTCCGGGGCCT GTTCCAGAGGAAGTATCTCTACCAGGACGTTAGCCGCACCCTGTGCCAGCCACCCACCAAGAGCGAGGTTGAGACGCAGTTCTTTTTCGTGGACGTCTCCACGCTCTCTCCGTACAACGCCTCGTACCAGCTGCAGGTCTCTCGCGTGGAGAACTTTGTGCTCAG GACGGGCGAGCCCTTCACTTTCAACGCCACGGCAGCCCAGCCACAG TATTTCAAATATGAGTTCCCGGAGGGGGTGGACTCTGCCATCATTAAAGTGACCTCATCCACGGCCTTCCCTTGTTCGGTCATTTCCGTCCAGGATATTCTG TGTCCCGTCTATGACTTAGATAACAACGTGGCCTTCATTGGTACCTACCAGACCATGACCAAGAAGGCAGCCATCACAGTGCAG AAGAAAGATTTCCCCAGTCACAGTTTCTACGTGGTCGTAGTGGTGAAGACTGAAGATGAAGCGTGCGGGGGAGCGTTGCATTACTATCCTTTTTCTGAAG ATGAGCCTGTTGACCAAGGCAACCGCCAGAAAACCCTGCACATTGTGGTGACACCTGCTGTCAGTT CAAAGGTCTACGTAGACGGGATCCTTTTCTGTCTGGGTGTCTTCCTGTCCTTCTACGTGCTGACGGTGCTCATTGCCTGCTGGGAAAACTGGCG GCAAGAGAAGCAGAGGCGGCGGCAGCTATGCCTCCTGAGCGCTGTGGAGACGCCCAGCTCAGAGAGGGGCGTGCAAG GGAATCCCCCAGACGCCCCGGATTCCTACCTGGGACACCCTCCCCTCAGCAGCCAGAGTTACGGGTCCTTTG CAGACACCGGGTCCGCTGCCAGCACCGAGAACGTCACAGACAGTCTGCTCTCCACGGAAGCCTCCTCCAGTTACGCTG ggCAAGATCTGTGCCAGCACCAGCAGAGACACCTGGCAGCCTTTGCAATGG atcgCTCCCTAGACAACGTGGTGGGACGCCCCCGGCTTGACTCGCTCAGCTCCGTGGAAGAGGATGATTACGACACGCTGGCTGACATCGAGTCAGACAAGAACGTCATCCGCACCAAG AAATTCCTGTGTGTCGCGGATCTGTCCCGCAAAGACAAGCGAGTGCTGCGGAAGAAATACCAGATTTACTTCTG GAATATCGCCACCATTGCGGTCTTCTACGCCCTCCCAGTCGTCCAGCTGGTCATCACCTACCAGACG GTGGTGAACGTTACTGGGAACCAGGACATTTGCTACTACAACTTCCTCTGCGCACACCCTCTGAGCAACCTCAG CGCCTTCAACAACATCCTCAGCAACCTGGGCTATGTCCTGCTGGGCCTGCTCTTCCTGCTCATCATTCTGCAGCGTGAGATCAGCTACAACCGAGCCTTGATGCGCAACGACTTCCAGGCTGCG GAGTGCGGCATCCCAAAGCACTTTGGCCTCTTCTATGCCATGGGCACCGCCCTCATGATGGAGGGTCTGCTCAGTGCCTGCTACCACGTGTGCCCAAACTATACCAACTTCCAGTTTG ACACATCCTTCATGTACATGATAGCCGGGCTCTGCATGCTGAAGCTGTATCAGAAGAGGCACCCCGACATCAACGCCAGTGCCTACAGCGCCTACGCTTGCCTGGCcgtcatcatcttcttctctgtCGTGGGGGTG GTCTTTGGCAAAGGCAACACAGCCTTCTGGATTGTCTTCTCAGTCATCCATATCCTGGCCACGCTGCTGCTCAGCACCCAGCTATACTACATGGGCCGCTGGAAACTGG atTCTGGCACCTGGCGCAGGATTTTTCACGTGCTGTACACGGACTGCATCCGCCAGTGCAGCGGGCCCATGTACATG GATCGGATGGTGCTGCTGGTGATGGGCAACCTCATCAACTGGTCCCT gGCAGCTTATGGCCTCATCATGCGCCCCAATGACTTTGCCTCCTACTTGCTGGCCATCGGCATCTGCAATCTTCTGCTCTACTTTGCCTTCTACATTATCATGAAG ctCCGGAGCGGCGAGCGCCTGCTGCTGATCTCCCTGCTCTGCATCATCTGCACCTCCGTCGTGTGGGGCTTtgccctctttttcttcttccagggcCTGAGCACCTGGCAG AAAACGCCAGCCGAGTCCCGCGAGCACAACCGAGAGTGTATCCTGCTGGGTTTCTTCGACGACCACGACGTCTGGCACTTCCTCTCCTCCATCGCCATGTTTGGCTCCTTCCTG GTCCTGCTGACCTTGGATGATGACCTCAATTGTGTCCAGCGTGACAAGATTTATGTCTTCTGA
- the SIDT2 gene encoding SID1 transmembrane family member 2 isoform X1 has translation MLRAPLPLLLLPLLPLPPLPGAAAGPADKRVAQKEAAFEQPYSDAVNGELLNIYAFNHTVTRNRTEGVRVSVNVLSEQKERPVLFVVRQKEAVVSFQVPLILRGLFQRKYLYQDVSRTLCQPPTKSEVETQFFFVDVSTLSPYNASYQLQVSRVENFVLRTGEPFTFNATAAQPQYFKYEFPEGVDSAIIKVTSSTAFPCSVISVQDILCPVYDLDNNVAFIGTYQTMTKKAAITVQKKDFPSHSFYVVVVVKTEDEACGGALHYYPFSEDEPVDQGNRQKTLHIVVTPAVSSKVYVDGILFCLGVFLSFYVLTVLIACWENWRQEKQRRRQLCLLSAVETPSSERGVQAPLLGNPPDAPDSYLGHPPLSSQSYGSFADTGSAASTENVTDSLLSTEASSSYAGQDLCQHQQRHLAAFAMDRSLDNVVGRPRLDSLSSVEEDDYDTLADIESDKNVIRTKKFLCVADLSRKDKRVLRKKYQIYFWNIATIAVFYALPVVQLVITYQTVVNVTGNQDICYYNFLCAHPLSNLSAFNNILSNLGYVLLGLLFLLIILQREISYNRALMRNDFQAAECGIPKHFGLFYAMGTALMMEGLLSACYHVCPNYTNFQFDTSFMYMIAGLCMLKLYQKRHPDINASAYSAYACLAVIIFFSVVGVVFGKGNTAFWIVFSVIHILATLLLSTQLYYMGRWKLDSGTWRRIFHVLYTDCIRQCSGPMYMDRMVLLVMGNLINWSLAAYGLIMRPNDFASYLLAIGICNLLLYFAFYIIMKLRSGERLLLISLLCIICTSVVWGFALFFFFQGLSTWQKTPAESREHNRECILLGFFDDHDVWHFLSSIAMFGSFLVLLTLDDDLNCVQRDKIYVF, from the exons ATGCTGAGGGCGCccctgccgctgctgctgctgccgctgctgccccTGCCGCCCCTGCCCGGGGCCGCGGCCGGGCCTGCGGACAAGCGCGTGGCGCAGAAGGAGGCCGCCTTCGAGCAGCCGTACAGCGACGCGGTGAACGGGGAGCTGCTCAACATCTACGCCTTCAACCACACCGTCACGCGGAACCGG ACGGAGGGTGTCCGTGTCTCGGTGAACGTGCTCTCCGAGCAGAAGGAGAGGCCGGTGCTCTTCGTGGTCCGCCAGAAGGAAGCCGTGGTATCATTTCAGGTGCCCCTAATCCTCCGGGGCCT GTTCCAGAGGAAGTATCTCTACCAGGACGTTAGCCGCACCCTGTGCCAGCCACCCACCAAGAGCGAGGTTGAGACGCAGTTCTTTTTCGTGGACGTCTCCACGCTCTCTCCGTACAACGCCTCGTACCAGCTGCAGGTCTCTCGCGTGGAGAACTTTGTGCTCAG GACGGGCGAGCCCTTCACTTTCAACGCCACGGCAGCCCAGCCACAG TATTTCAAATATGAGTTCCCGGAGGGGGTGGACTCTGCCATCATTAAAGTGACCTCATCCACGGCCTTCCCTTGTTCGGTCATTTCCGTCCAGGATATTCTG TGTCCCGTCTATGACTTAGATAACAACGTGGCCTTCATTGGTACCTACCAGACCATGACCAAGAAGGCAGCCATCACAGTGCAG AAGAAAGATTTCCCCAGTCACAGTTTCTACGTGGTCGTAGTGGTGAAGACTGAAGATGAAGCGTGCGGGGGAGCGTTGCATTACTATCCTTTTTCTGAAG ATGAGCCTGTTGACCAAGGCAACCGCCAGAAAACCCTGCACATTGTGGTGACACCTGCTGTCAGTT CAAAGGTCTACGTAGACGGGATCCTTTTCTGTCTGGGTGTCTTCCTGTCCTTCTACGTGCTGACGGTGCTCATTGCCTGCTGGGAAAACTGGCG GCAAGAGAAGCAGAGGCGGCGGCAGCTATGCCTCCTGAGCGCTGTGGAGACGCCCAGCTCAGAGAGGGGCGTGCAAG CTCCTCTCCTTG GGAATCCCCCAGACGCCCCGGATTCCTACCTGGGACACCCTCCCCTCAGCAGCCAGAGTTACGGGTCCTTTG CAGACACCGGGTCCGCTGCCAGCACCGAGAACGTCACAGACAGTCTGCTCTCCACGGAAGCCTCCTCCAGTTACGCTG ggCAAGATCTGTGCCAGCACCAGCAGAGACACCTGGCAGCCTTTGCAATGG atcgCTCCCTAGACAACGTGGTGGGACGCCCCCGGCTTGACTCGCTCAGCTCCGTGGAAGAGGATGATTACGACACGCTGGCTGACATCGAGTCAGACAAGAACGTCATCCGCACCAAG AAATTCCTGTGTGTCGCGGATCTGTCCCGCAAAGACAAGCGAGTGCTGCGGAAGAAATACCAGATTTACTTCTG GAATATCGCCACCATTGCGGTCTTCTACGCCCTCCCAGTCGTCCAGCTGGTCATCACCTACCAGACG GTGGTGAACGTTACTGGGAACCAGGACATTTGCTACTACAACTTCCTCTGCGCACACCCTCTGAGCAACCTCAG CGCCTTCAACAACATCCTCAGCAACCTGGGCTATGTCCTGCTGGGCCTGCTCTTCCTGCTCATCATTCTGCAGCGTGAGATCAGCTACAACCGAGCCTTGATGCGCAACGACTTCCAGGCTGCG GAGTGCGGCATCCCAAAGCACTTTGGCCTCTTCTATGCCATGGGCACCGCCCTCATGATGGAGGGTCTGCTCAGTGCCTGCTACCACGTGTGCCCAAACTATACCAACTTCCAGTTTG ACACATCCTTCATGTACATGATAGCCGGGCTCTGCATGCTGAAGCTGTATCAGAAGAGGCACCCCGACATCAACGCCAGTGCCTACAGCGCCTACGCTTGCCTGGCcgtcatcatcttcttctctgtCGTGGGGGTG GTCTTTGGCAAAGGCAACACAGCCTTCTGGATTGTCTTCTCAGTCATCCATATCCTGGCCACGCTGCTGCTCAGCACCCAGCTATACTACATGGGCCGCTGGAAACTGG atTCTGGCACCTGGCGCAGGATTTTTCACGTGCTGTACACGGACTGCATCCGCCAGTGCAGCGGGCCCATGTACATG GATCGGATGGTGCTGCTGGTGATGGGCAACCTCATCAACTGGTCCCT gGCAGCTTATGGCCTCATCATGCGCCCCAATGACTTTGCCTCCTACTTGCTGGCCATCGGCATCTGCAATCTTCTGCTCTACTTTGCCTTCTACATTATCATGAAG ctCCGGAGCGGCGAGCGCCTGCTGCTGATCTCCCTGCTCTGCATCATCTGCACCTCCGTCGTGTGGGGCTTtgccctctttttcttcttccagggcCTGAGCACCTGGCAG AAAACGCCAGCCGAGTCCCGCGAGCACAACCGAGAGTGTATCCTGCTGGGTTTCTTCGACGACCACGACGTCTGGCACTTCCTCTCCTCCATCGCCATGTTTGGCTCCTTCCTG GTCCTGCTGACCTTGGATGATGACCTCAATTGTGTCCAGCGTGACAAGATTTATGTCTTCTGA
- the TAGLN gene encoding transgelin, with amino-acid sequence MANKGPSFGLSRDVQAKIEKKYDDELEERLVEWVVAQCGPDVGRPERGRLGFQVWLKNGIILGKLVNSLYPSGSKPVKIPDPPPTMVFKQMEQISHFLKAAEDYGVVKTDMFQTVDLFEAKDMAAVQRTLMALGSLAVTKNDGNYRGDPSWFMKKAQENRRDFSESQLKQGKNVIGLQMGSNQGASQAGMTGYGRPRQIIS; translated from the exons ATGGCAAACAAGGGGCCTTCCTTTGGGCTGAGCAGAGACGTTCAggccaagattgagaagaaaTATGACGACGAGCTGGAAGAGCGCCTGGTCGAGTGGGTGGTGGCCCAGTGTGGGCCCGACGTGGGGCGCCCTGAACGTGGGAGGCTGGGCTTCCAAGTCTGGCTGAAGAACGGCATT ATCCTCGGGAAGTTGGTCAACAGCCTATACCCCAGTGGCTCCAAGCCTGTGAAGATCCCAGATCCTCCCCCTACAATGGTCTTCAAGCAGATGGAGCAAATTTCCCACTTCCTGAAGGCGGCAGAGGACTACGGGGTGGTGAAGACAGACATGTTCCAGACAGTGGATCTCTTTGAAG CCAAGGATATGGCGGCTGTTCAGCGGACCCTGATGGCCTTGGGGAGCCTGGCCGTGACCAAGAACGACGGGAATTACCGCGGCGACCCATCATGGTTCATGAA GAAAGCCCAGGAGAACAGACGGGACTTCTCCGAGAGCCAGCTGAAACAGGGCAAGAACGTGATTGGCCTGCAGATGGGCTCCAACCAAGGCGCGTCGCAGGCAGGCATGACAGGCTATGGCCGACCCCGGCAGATCATCAGCTAA